One stretch of Chryseobacterium indologenes DNA includes these proteins:
- a CDS encoding DUF4260 domain-containing protein produces MNIQLKLEYAAFLALGVFAFAQIGYSWWWFAALFLTPDISMLGYTVNNKVGAFCYNLFHHFGIAVIVYLVGIFLSLPYLQMIGAILFSHSAFDRILGYGLKYPDSFQNTHLGKIGKKVE; encoded by the coding sequence ATGAACATCCAATTAAAACTTGAATATGCAGCCTTTTTAGCCCTTGGAGTTTTTGCTTTTGCCCAAATAGGATATTCTTGGTGGTGGTTTGCTGCATTATTTCTTACTCCGGATATTTCTATGCTGGGATATACAGTTAATAATAAAGTAGGTGCATTCTGCTATAATCTTTTTCATCATTTTGGTATTGCTGTTATTGTTTATCTTGTTGGAATTTTCTTATCCTTACCCTACTTACAGATGATTGGAGCTATTCTATTTTCACATTCTGCATTTGACAGGATATTAGGATACGGATTAAAGTATCCTGATAGCTTTCAGAATACACATTTGGGGAAGATTGGGAAGAAGGTGGAGTAA
- a CDS encoding sugar MFS transporter — MNKEVQTQSRNYTVPLITITLLFFMWGFITCMNDILIPYLKQLFKLTFFESMLVQFCFFGAYFIGSLIYFLISISKGDPINKVGYKKGILFGIALAALGCILFYPAATFSYYPLFLGALFILGLGFTVLQITANAYVSLLGSEESASSRLNMTQAFNAFGTTIAPVLGGHLIFELFSEPDGTFSAVATRIPYLIFAAILLLVGLLISRVKLPSFQMETEETVQGWGALKFNHLKFGVFAMFCYVGGEVAVGSFIISFLEETMKFNEAISKNYLSLYWGGAMIGRFLGAISLNQSISQAKKAVFMLGAAALVFLVIFSIVNLSFEQISFFLVFILLNFAAFFVGKAAPARTLSIFAAINVILLISTMVNHGEMAMYSVLGIGIFNSIMFSNIYTLAISGLGKYTSQGSSLVVMAILGGAIVPIFQGYLADQLGVQHSFIIPVFCYLVILIFGAYCTKYLGHVETTEAKSGH; from the coding sequence ATGAATAAAGAAGTACAAACTCAAAGCAGGAATTATACGGTTCCATTGATTACCATCACCCTGCTGTTTTTTATGTGGGGATTTATCACCTGCATGAATGATATCCTGATTCCCTATCTGAAACAACTTTTTAAACTCACCTTTTTCGAATCCATGCTGGTACAGTTCTGCTTCTTTGGAGCCTACTTTATTGGATCTCTGATTTATTTTCTGATTTCCATTTCTAAAGGTGACCCCATCAACAAAGTGGGATACAAAAAAGGAATTCTGTTTGGGATTGCATTGGCAGCCTTAGGCTGTATTCTATTTTATCCGGCGGCAACATTCTCCTATTATCCTTTATTTCTGGGAGCTTTATTCATTTTAGGATTAGGATTTACAGTGTTACAAATTACGGCCAATGCTTATGTTTCTCTTCTTGGTTCAGAAGAATCCGCATCCAGCCGACTGAATATGACGCAAGCATTCAATGCTTTTGGAACAACGATAGCCCCGGTATTAGGAGGGCATTTAATTTTCGAACTATTTTCTGAACCGGACGGAACATTCAGTGCGGTTGCCACCAGAATTCCTTATTTAATTTTTGCAGCCATTCTTCTACTGGTAGGACTATTAATTTCAAGAGTAAAACTGCCTTCCTTTCAAATGGAAACTGAAGAAACCGTACAGGGTTGGGGAGCTTTGAAATTCAACCATTTAAAATTTGGTGTTTTTGCTATGTTTTGCTATGTTGGAGGTGAAGTGGCAGTAGGCAGTTTTATCATCAGTTTCCTTGAAGAAACTATGAAATTTAATGAAGCGATCAGTAAAAATTACCTTTCCTTATATTGGGGAGGAGCAATGATCGGTCGTTTTTTAGGTGCCATTTCGTTAAATCAATCCATTAGCCAGGCTAAAAAAGCAGTATTTATGCTAGGTGCTGCAGCATTAGTTTTCCTGGTAATTTTCAGCATTGTCAACCTTAGCTTTGAGCAGATTAGCTTTTTCTTAGTATTCATATTATTGAATTTCGCAGCTTTCTTTGTGGGTAAAGCAGCTCCTGCAAGAACGCTTTCTATTTTTGCGGCCATCAATGTTATTTTACTGATTTCCACAATGGTAAATCATGGAGAAATGGCAATGTACAGTGTTTTAGGAATCGGAATTTTCAATTCTATTATGTTCTCTAACATTTATACGCTGGCTATTTCAGGATTAGGAAAATATACAAGTCAAGGCTCATCACTAGTGGTAATGGCCATTTTAGGAGGAGCTATTGTTCCTATTTTCCAGGGCTATCTTGCTGATCAGTTGGGAGTACAACATTCATTCATTATCCCTGTATTCTGCTACTTGGTGATTTTAATCTTCGGAGCTTACTGCACCAAATATCTCGGCCATGTAGAAACCACTGAAGCTAAATCAGGACATTAA
- a CDS encoding polyribonucleotide nucleotidyltransferase: MSIPQAFTETITLADGREITIETGKLAKQADGSVVVKCGGTMLLATVVANKEANPGVDFLPLTVDYREKFYAGGRIPGNFFRREAKPSDDEVLTMRLVDRVLRPLFPEDFHAEVQVMISLISYDKEVMPEALAGLAASAAIAITDIPFDGPMSEARVVRIDGQLSVNPSYENLLKSDIDIMVGATKDSIVMVEGEMKEISEQEMLEAINFAHVEIKKQIEAQERLAAKVGKAFPKREYSHEEHDEEIREKVWKECYDKVYEVAKTPSNKEERGEKFKAIREEFLAQYAENEEELARVTPFVKVYYHDVEKEAMRQMILEDNIRLDGRDPQTIRPIWSEIDYLPGAHGSAIFTRGETQSLTAVTLGSVKDANMIDSVITQHDERFFLHYNFPPFSTGEARPLRGTSRREVGHGNLAQRALTAVIPAENPYTIRIVSDILESNGSSSMATVCAGTLALMDAGVQITKPVSGIAMGLITDTKSGKFTVLSDILGDEDHLGDMDFKVTGTADGITACQMDIKIQGLSMDIMEKALMQAKDGRLHILNKITETISTPRADVKPHAPKMVVMEIAKDFIGAVIGPGGKIIQQLQKDTETVIAIEEIGEIGRIEISGTDREKINAAIAKINEITFVPVVGEVYKGKVVKVMDFGAFVAIAKGTEGLLHISEIEWARLDKVPYAEGDEVEVKFMGYDDRKKMKLSRKVLLPRPPRPERPEGQGKPDGQRRPDGQRRPEGQKPQGEKPAANQEPSTEA, encoded by the coding sequence ATGAGTATACCTCAAGCGTTTACAGAAACGATTACCCTTGCAGACGGAAGGGAGATCACTATTGAAACGGGAAAGCTAGCTAAGCAGGCTGACGGATCTGTAGTGGTGAAATGCGGCGGAACAATGCTATTAGCAACTGTTGTAGCCAACAAAGAAGCAAATCCTGGTGTAGACTTTTTACCATTAACAGTAGATTACAGAGAAAAGTTTTATGCAGGTGGGAGAATTCCTGGGAATTTCTTCCGTAGAGAAGCAAAACCATCTGACGATGAAGTGCTTACAATGAGATTGGTGGACAGAGTATTACGTCCTCTTTTCCCTGAAGATTTCCATGCGGAAGTTCAGGTAATGATCTCATTAATTTCTTACGATAAAGAAGTAATGCCTGAGGCATTAGCAGGTTTAGCCGCTTCTGCAGCTATAGCCATTACAGATATTCCTTTTGATGGGCCAATGTCTGAAGCGAGAGTCGTAAGAATTGACGGACAATTATCCGTTAACCCAAGCTATGAAAATTTATTAAAATCTGATATCGATATCATGGTTGGAGCTACTAAAGACTCCATCGTCATGGTAGAAGGGGAGATGAAAGAGATTTCTGAGCAGGAAATGCTGGAAGCTATCAACTTCGCTCACGTAGAGATCAAAAAGCAGATTGAAGCTCAGGAAAGATTAGCTGCAAAAGTAGGTAAAGCTTTCCCTAAGAGAGAATATAGCCATGAAGAGCACGATGAGGAAATTCGTGAAAAAGTATGGAAAGAGTGCTATGACAAAGTATATGAAGTAGCAAAAACTCCATCTAATAAAGAAGAAAGAGGAGAGAAATTCAAAGCAATCCGTGAAGAGTTCTTAGCTCAATATGCTGAAAACGAAGAAGAATTAGCAAGAGTAACTCCTTTCGTTAAAGTATATTATCATGACGTAGAGAAAGAAGCAATGCGTCAGATGATCCTTGAAGACAATATCCGTCTTGATGGCCGTGATCCACAAACGATCCGTCCGATCTGGTCAGAAATCGATTACCTTCCGGGAGCTCACGGTTCAGCAATCTTCACAAGAGGAGAAACTCAGTCTTTAACAGCTGTAACTTTAGGTTCTGTAAAGGATGCCAACATGATCGACAGCGTAATTACGCAACACGACGAAAGATTCTTCCTACACTATAACTTCCCTCCATTCTCAACGGGTGAAGCTAGACCTTTAAGAGGTACTTCAAGAAGAGAAGTAGGACACGGAAACTTAGCTCAGAGAGCATTAACAGCAGTTATTCCAGCTGAAAATCCATATACTATCAGAATCGTTTCTGATATCTTAGAATCTAACGGTTCATCTTCAATGGCAACTGTTTGTGCTGGTACATTAGCTTTAATGGATGCAGGGGTTCAGATTACAAAACCGGTTTCTGGTATTGCAATGGGACTGATCACAGATACAAAGTCAGGGAAATTTACCGTACTTTCTGATATCTTAGGGGATGAAGATCACCTTGGAGATATGGACTTCAAAGTAACAGGTACTGCAGATGGTATTACTGCTTGCCAGATGGATATTAAAATTCAGGGACTTTCCATGGATATTATGGAGAAAGCTTTGATGCAGGCTAAAGATGGAAGATTACACATCTTAAATAAAATCACTGAAACTATCTCTACACCAAGAGCAGACGTGAAGCCTCACGCTCCGAAAATGGTAGTGATGGAGATTGCTAAAGATTTCATTGGTGCAGTAATCGGACCTGGTGGAAAAATTATTCAACAATTACAAAAAGATACTGAAACTGTTATTGCGATTGAAGAGATCGGAGAAATCGGACGTATTGAAATCTCAGGAACAGACAGAGAAAAGATCAATGCCGCTATTGCTAAGATCAATGAAATTACTTTCGTACCGGTTGTAGGCGAAGTTTACAAAGGTAAAGTAGTGAAAGTAATGGATTTCGGAGCTTTTGTTGCGATTGCTAAAGGAACGGAAGGTCTTCTTCACATTTCTGAAATCGAATGGGCTCGTTTAGACAAAGTTCCTTATGCTGAAGGTGACGAAGTAGAAGTTAAATTTATGGGATATGATGATCGTAAGAAAATGAAGCTTTCCCGTAAAGTGCTTTTACCAAGACCTCCAAGACCTGAAAGACCAGAAGGTCAAGGTAAGCCAGACGGACAAAGAAGACCGGATGGGCAGAGAAGACCAGAAGGACAAAAGCCACAAGGTGAAAAACCTGCAGCTAACCAGGAACCTTCTACTGAAGCTTAA
- a CDS encoding MarR family winged helix-turn-helix transcriptional regulator — protein MVKSEYVTRQVHPDDRRKTNLEVTDSGKKVIKEVQDSVEHNREVALKGVSTDGLEVMYSALLKISENSLNPKK, from the coding sequence ATGGTAAAATCTGAGTATGTCACAAGACAGGTTCATCCTGATGATCGCAGAAAAACGAATCTGGAAGTCACAGATTCCGGAAAAAAGGTGATCAAAGAGGTTCAGGATAGCGTTGAACACAACCGTGAGGTTGCGTTGAAGGGAGTTTCAACAGATGGACTTGAAGTGATGTATTCCGCTTTACTCAAAATTTCAGAAAACAGTCTCAACCCTAAAAAGTAA
- a CDS encoding DUF4280 domain-containing protein — protein sequence MSENTSPHDGKYFVIQKGKAQCNQGNQFPQFKVTSHQKHYWNHKEGQADYLAVTEDDVQFIPPGPSFGQCKLKPNSGGYLPCAFAPAGKWQKAYEKVKVMNKSCITELSELMCATGGKITITEHGQTAEVTQQNVRNADPKQQQNINPLLDYKEFQDEQEEDVNICE from the coding sequence ATGTCAGAAAATACTTCCCCTCACGATGGTAAATATTTCGTGATCCAAAAAGGAAAAGCCCAATGCAATCAAGGGAATCAGTTTCCACAGTTTAAAGTAACCTCACACCAGAAACATTATTGGAATCATAAAGAAGGACAAGCGGATTATCTAGCCGTTACAGAAGATGATGTGCAATTCATCCCGCCAGGTCCCAGTTTTGGGCAATGCAAGCTAAAACCAAATTCAGGCGGTTATTTGCCTTGTGCATTTGCTCCGGCAGGAAAATGGCAAAAAGCCTATGAGAAAGTAAAGGTTATGAATAAAAGCTGTATTACAGAGCTTTCTGAGCTCATGTGCGCAACAGGTGGAAAAATAACCATAACAGAACATGGGCAAACTGCGGAGGTAACCCAACAGAATGTCAGGAATGCAGATCCAAAACAGCAACAGAATATTAACCCTTTGCTTGACTATAAAGAATTTCAGGATGAACAAGAAGAAGATGTAAACATCTGCGAATAA
- a CDS encoding SH3 domain-containing protein, translated as MKKRIAFLILFQLLSCKGQDKDNCSKENAYNKVTQIQEVAEAMQLHKNSNQKIVFEIDEGVYNKKKYYVIKEEQEGEFHNSVWNIFYVDKKDCSLYYYDTVSGNLLTLEKWRLLGKKNNEKNKIMEETKFTDIFNEGTVIKFTPKDLDKKDIEIQNFKQKLELYENEHPLIEDFDNKNLSYLINNETFFDVQYYIDNSWLQYFITKYKVDVSKLNNLMTISIHQEDFSAVKLLADNGYIISKKDLNILIDTENNIKEKVKENKSDGYESYIISNSKINQISQYLKEKYSLNKIADPDGYTNLRKDKNTSSEVLQKVTSGEHIEVLDNTGDWFLVKTKEGKEGYIHKSRIKSK; from the coding sequence ATGAAAAAAAGAATAGCATTCCTAATTTTGTTCCAATTATTATCTTGTAAAGGACAAGACAAAGATAATTGCAGTAAAGAAAATGCTTATAATAAAGTGACTCAAATACAAGAGGTTGCTGAAGCTATGCAATTGCATAAAAATAGTAATCAGAAAATAGTTTTTGAGATTGATGAAGGTGTCTATAATAAGAAAAAATATTATGTTATAAAAGAAGAGCAAGAAGGTGAATTTCATAACAGCGTTTGGAATATTTTTTATGTTGATAAGAAGGATTGTTCATTATATTACTATGACACAGTAAGTGGAAATTTATTAACATTAGAAAAATGGAGATTATTAGGAAAAAAAAATAATGAAAAAAATAAAATTATGGAAGAAACAAAGTTTACTGATATTTTTAACGAAGGTACAGTAATAAAATTTACTCCTAAGGATCTAGATAAAAAAGATATAGAAATTCAAAATTTTAAACAAAAACTTGAATTATACGAGAATGAACATCCTTTAATAGAAGATTTTGACAATAAGAATTTATCATATTTGATTAATAATGAAACTTTTTTTGATGTACAATATTATATTGATAATAGTTGGTTACAATATTTTATTACTAAATATAAAGTTGATGTTTCAAAATTAAATAATTTAATGACTATTTCTATACATCAAGAAGACTTTAGTGCAGTTAAATTGCTTGCTGATAATGGTTATATTATTTCAAAAAAAGACTTGAATATTCTAATTGATACAGAAAATAATATAAAAGAGAAGGTAAAAGAAAATAAATCAGATGGATATGAGAGTTATATAATTTCAAATTCTAAAATAAACCAAATTTCACAATATTTAAAAGAAAAATATTCTCTAAACAAAATTGCTGACCCGGACGGCTATACCAATTTAAGAAAAGATAAAAATACTTCCTCAGAGGTTCTACAAAAAGTAACATCGGGAGAGCATATTGAGGTTTTGGATAATACTGGAGATTGGTTCTTAGTAAAAACTAAAGAAGGAAAAGAAGGATATATTCATAAAAGCAGGATAAAATCAAAGTAA
- a CDS encoding ABC transporter permease/M1 family aminopeptidase encodes MNAIFFFEVRHNTKHWLSYLIALILVFLGIFCGNQFNLSVGKGIYLNSPYTIGFMTGMLSLSIIFFATIYALQLLFKDQDSRFDIVLFSFPISKQNYLKGKFLSYFLQTFLSFSFLMLGFMIGQSLRTGTEMQEGFHIIYYLYPLLIFGLINTLLVCSFLFLMTFIFRKKLLVVVGGLLLYVFYMVILLFSNSPFMAGAMPQSLEVQQTSAILDPFGLSSYFLNARLLTVEQKNVQLVPMTSYLLFNRIFCFIILIAFLWFTLKQFSFSNISTQKAKKATFKNDSQPKFFKSEYTAVQPEYGRMSVIQSILSFAKIDLVYLFKSITVPAVSILLIFAVGMEMYAEIEKGIRIPQKYASSGLMATTISETFHLLGLMIVAYFLNNLYWRSKSSGFSMIENSTFFSKNKLAGHFISISVLLFFFTGILIGEGIIFQAAYQYFRMDWSAYLGVFLFNTFPLILFSGFVLVINDRIPNKFIALGISVVAVFTLAGPVSGKLLSYPVLRIFSDFKGSYSDFNGYGIYEKAFAQRLLLGAGIIGFLWLINSFIRFKKASVLESTFTILLLSSGIMAGNYFMKGYIPKDDEKETLNAVQYEKDFRKYESLPQPDITDITTEIRLYPSQNTYEIISHYILKNQTDKPIDKILVNFNADLKLEKAIVKSGSETITVSENTSEISLKNALKPNDTAILDFKISYQWFAVNGHQSFNAIIENGSFMRISRYYPTIGYQKDFEIQDEKLRNQYQLGKLREIKKPEAPEVFKKDFINLNMTISTEKHQTAIGTGDLIKKWTASNRNYFQYQAENIPFRFAVSSAEYEVKSINYKGIAVNIFYHKNHFENVDHLLKNAQLTLDYCQENFGKYPFKTINFAEISSFTRGFAATAYPSAIFMPENMIFHANIHADQKQDVINELAGHELSHLWWGNSQINPDDREGSVMLTETLAMYTEMMLYKKMHGKEQMKERLQIHQQIYDNEKGLSENLPIYRATGDAPHISYSKGAVAMVKLSDLIGEDKVNTALKAFLSNNQYPKKPSSLNLLREFYIVSPNDAVRKQIDGLFKNP; translated from the coding sequence ATGAATGCCATATTCTTTTTTGAAGTCAGACACAATACCAAGCACTGGCTTAGTTATCTTATTGCCTTAATTCTTGTCTTCCTGGGTATTTTCTGTGGGAATCAGTTCAACCTTTCCGTAGGAAAAGGAATCTATCTGAATTCACCTTATACCATTGGGTTTATGACCGGAATGCTTAGCCTTTCCATCATTTTCTTCGCAACAATATATGCCTTACAACTATTATTTAAAGACCAGGATTCCAGGTTTGATATTGTACTGTTTTCATTTCCCATTTCAAAACAAAATTATCTGAAAGGAAAGTTTTTGAGCTACTTTTTACAGACCTTTTTAAGCTTTTCATTTCTGATGCTCGGCTTTATGATAGGCCAAAGTCTTCGTACCGGAACTGAGATGCAGGAAGGGTTTCATATCATCTACTATCTCTACCCTTTACTCATTTTTGGCTTAATTAATACGCTTTTGGTGTGCAGCTTTCTTTTTTTAATGACTTTTATTTTCAGAAAGAAACTATTGGTTGTCGTTGGCGGATTGTTACTGTATGTTTTCTACATGGTTATTTTATTATTTTCCAATTCACCGTTCATGGCTGGAGCTATGCCACAATCATTGGAAGTCCAGCAGACTTCAGCGATCCTTGATCCTTTCGGGCTATCTTCTTATTTTCTGAATGCAAGATTGCTTACTGTTGAACAGAAAAACGTACAATTGGTTCCGATGACAAGCTATTTACTTTTCAACAGAATCTTCTGCTTCATTATATTGATAGCTTTTCTATGGTTTACTTTAAAACAATTTTCCTTCTCAAATATTTCAACACAAAAAGCAAAAAAAGCGACTTTCAAAAACGATTCCCAACCTAAGTTTTTCAAATCAGAATATACCGCAGTACAGCCTGAATATGGAAGAATGTCTGTTATACAATCAATACTCTCTTTTGCCAAAATAGATCTGGTTTACCTGTTCAAAAGCATTACAGTTCCAGCTGTTTCAATTCTCTTAATATTTGCTGTTGGGATGGAAATGTATGCCGAAATTGAAAAAGGAATCCGAATTCCGCAGAAATATGCAAGTTCCGGCCTTATGGCAACCACCATCTCTGAAACCTTTCACTTACTGGGATTGATGATCGTGGCTTATTTTCTAAACAATCTGTATTGGAGATCAAAATCTTCCGGGTTTTCAATGATTGAAAACAGTACTTTTTTCTCGAAAAATAAGCTAGCCGGACATTTTATTTCGATTAGTGTTCTACTCTTCTTCTTTACAGGAATTTTAATTGGGGAAGGTATTATTTTCCAGGCTGCTTATCAGTATTTTCGTATGGATTGGAGTGCCTATCTTGGTGTTTTCCTTTTCAATACATTTCCATTAATCTTATTTTCAGGATTTGTTCTGGTCATCAATGACAGAATTCCGAACAAATTTATCGCATTAGGAATATCAGTTGTAGCTGTTTTTACCCTTGCAGGCCCTGTTTCCGGAAAGCTTCTTTCCTATCCTGTTTTAAGAATATTTTCAGATTTTAAAGGAAGCTACAGTGATTTTAATGGATATGGAATCTATGAAAAAGCTTTTGCACAAAGACTTTTATTGGGAGCCGGAATCATTGGCTTCTTATGGTTAATAAATAGCTTTATTAGATTCAAAAAAGCTTCTGTTCTTGAATCAACTTTCACCATTCTCCTACTCTCTTCAGGCATTATGGCCGGAAACTATTTCATGAAAGGATATATTCCTAAAGATGATGAAAAAGAGACCTTAAATGCTGTTCAATATGAAAAGGATTTCCGAAAGTATGAAAGTCTTCCACAACCTGATATAACAGATATTACAACTGAAATCAGGCTGTATCCATCACAAAATACCTATGAGATTATTAGTCATTATATCCTTAAAAACCAAACAGATAAGCCCATTGATAAAATTCTTGTCAATTTTAATGCTGATCTGAAACTTGAAAAAGCGATTGTAAAGTCCGGCTCTGAAACAATTACAGTGAGTGAGAATACTTCCGAAATCTCATTAAAAAACGCTTTGAAACCTAATGATACAGCTATTCTTGATTTCAAAATATCCTATCAGTGGTTCGCCGTAAACGGACATCAGTCTTTTAATGCCATTATTGAGAACGGATCTTTTATGAGGATCAGCAGGTATTACCCAACTATTGGGTATCAAAAAGATTTTGAAATTCAGGATGAGAAACTTCGCAACCAATATCAACTGGGAAAATTGAGAGAAATAAAGAAGCCTGAAGCTCCGGAAGTATTCAAAAAGGATTTTATCAATCTCAATATGACCATTTCCACTGAAAAACATCAAACGGCAATAGGAACCGGTGATCTGATCAAGAAATGGACAGCATCAAACCGTAATTATTTTCAGTATCAGGCAGAAAATATTCCTTTCCGTTTTGCGGTTTCTTCAGCTGAATATGAAGTAAAAAGTATTAATTATAAAGGTATTGCCGTCAATATTTTTTATCATAAAAATCATTTTGAAAATGTAGATCATCTTCTGAAAAATGCCCAGCTTACTTTGGATTACTGCCAGGAGAATTTTGGGAAATATCCATTCAAAACCATCAATTTTGCTGAAATATCATCTTTCACCAGAGGTTTTGCAGCAACAGCCTACCCTTCTGCTATTTTCATGCCTGAAAACATGATATTTCATGCTAATATACATGCCGATCAGAAACAGGATGTTATTAATGAACTGGCAGGACATGAACTCTCCCATCTTTGGTGGGGAAACAGCCAGATTAATCCTGACGATAGAGAAGGTTCTGTAATGCTCACCGAAACCCTTGCCATGTACACCGAAATGATGCTTTACAAAAAAATGCACGGAAAAGAGCAAATGAAGGAAAGATTACAAATACACCAGCAAATCTACGATAACGAAAAAGGATTATCCGAAAACCTACCTATTTACCGGGCAACCGGAGACGCTCCTCATATTTCCTATTCCAAAGGAGCGGTTGCTATGGTGAAATTAAGCGATTTAATAGGTGAAGACAAAGTAAATACTGCCTTGAAGGCCTTTCTTAGTAATAATCAATATCCTAAAAAGCCAAGTTCTTTAAATCTTCTTCGTGAATTTTATATAGTTTCTCCGAATGATGCTGTCCGGAAACAGATTGATGGATTGTTTAAAAATCCTTGA
- a CDS encoding ABC transporter ATP-binding protein, whose product MNTLSINNLNLTYKNGFQAIDNISLEINNGMFGLLGPNGAGKSSLMKTIVGLQKPSSGGIIFNDVDIIKNPEFIKQNLGFLPQDFGVYPKISAYDLLEYIAILKGITDRSNRRKQILDLLEKVNLLDFQKKEVHTFSGGMKQRFGVAQALLGNPKIIIVDEPTAGLDPEERNRFNILLNDISKDIIVILSTHLVEDVRNLCSEIAIMNHGKILRKGEPKLLMAELEHKIWSRSIDNNDLENYYAHYEVISRQLIERNHQITIFSEEAPEDFKPVNPLLEHFYFYTLTQKP is encoded by the coding sequence ATGAATACTTTATCCATCAACAACCTCAACCTCACCTATAAAAATGGTTTCCAAGCCATTGATAACATTTCTCTTGAGATCAACAACGGAATGTTTGGGCTATTAGGTCCAAATGGAGCTGGAAAATCGTCCCTGATGAAAACTATTGTAGGATTACAGAAACCCAGTTCGGGAGGCATCATTTTTAATGATGTTGATATTATTAAAAATCCAGAATTTATCAAACAAAACCTAGGATTTTTGCCCCAGGATTTTGGAGTCTATCCTAAAATTTCGGCGTACGATCTTTTAGAATATATTGCAATCCTGAAAGGAATTACAGACAGAAGCAACCGTAGAAAACAGATTCTGGATCTGCTTGAAAAAGTGAATCTTCTGGATTTTCAAAAAAAAGAAGTTCATACTTTTTCCGGTGGGATGAAACAGCGTTTCGGAGTAGCTCAGGCATTACTGGGAAATCCTAAAATCATTATTGTAGATGAACCTACAGCAGGACTGGATCCTGAAGAACGAAACCGTTTCAATATTTTACTGAATGACATCAGCAAGGATATTATTGTTATTCTTTCCACTCATCTGGTAGAGGATGTGAGAAACCTGTGCTCAGAAATTGCCATTATGAACCATGGAAAAATCCTTAGAAAAGGAGAACCAAAGCTACTAATGGCTGAATTAGAACATAAAATATGGTCCCGTTCTATTGATAACAATGATCTGGAGAATTACTACGCTCATTATGAAGTCATCAGCAGACAATTGATAGAAAGAAATCATCAAATTACCATTTTTTCTGAAGAAGCTCCTGAAGATTTCAAGCCTGTAAACCCTTTACTGGAGCACTTTTATTTTTATACTCTAACGCAAAAACCTTAG
- a CDS encoding helix-turn-helix domain-containing protein — protein MPIIVNLDVMLAKRKMQSKELAEKLGITPVNLSILKTGKAKGVRFDTLEAICKILECQPGDILEYKE, from the coding sequence ATGCCAATTATAGTCAACTTAGATGTCATGCTAGCCAAACGAAAAATGCAGAGTAAAGAATTGGCAGAAAAACTGGGAATTACTCCCGTCAACTTATCCATCCTCAAAACCGGAAAAGCTAAAGGCGTACGCTTCGATACCCTGGAAGCCATCTGCAAAATCCTGGAATGCCAGCCGGGAGATATTCTGGAGTACAAAGAGTAA
- a CDS encoding DUF2975 domain-containing protein — MNQTKIISRILFYICSVLSAGYLITAFYAVLCLATGFSVTPYGNGQYLHINYPFTQQPFLNIEDHYPYIIFSFMLVLIPYGIFFWLSAKVFRVFFQPKLFTKDHIIQLKRFYLFNIFIPLPLVIIASFFVEVESIIWGLVFIHFMLGIFCLFLANIFKQGLHLQNEQDLII, encoded by the coding sequence ATGAATCAGACCAAAATTATTTCCAGGATTTTATTTTATATCTGCTCTGTTTTGTCTGCCGGATATTTGATAACTGCATTCTATGCGGTGCTTTGTCTTGCTACAGGATTTTCGGTGACACCTTATGGTAACGGGCAATATTTACACATTAACTATCCTTTTACCCAGCAGCCATTTCTGAATATAGAAGATCATTATCCTTATATCATTTTTTCGTTTATGCTAGTCTTAATTCCTTATGGGATCTTTTTCTGGCTATCAGCAAAGGTTTTCAGGGTATTTTTCCAGCCAAAGCTTTTTACAAAAGACCATATCATACAGCTTAAGAGATTTTACCTTTTTAATATTTTCATCCCGCTTCCACTGGTTATCATCGCGAGTTTCTTTGTGGAAGTAGAAAGTATCATCTGGGGCCTGGTGTTTATTCACTTTATGCTTGGAATTTTCTGTCTGTTTCTTGCGAATATCTTTAAGCAAGGGCTACATTTGCAAAACGAACAAGACCTAATTATTTAA